The following is a genomic window from uncultured Draconibacterium sp..
ACTTACATGATGACGCCCGATAAAGATTATGCGCAGCTGGTTTCCGATCAGGTATTTATGTATAAACCCGGAAAAGGAGGTGGCGATGTAGAAATTTGGGGTTTACCAGAAGTACAGGAAAGCTTTGGTATTGAAACCGCCGACCAGGTAATTGACATACTTGGATTAATGGGAGACTCGGCAGATAATATCCCGGGATGCCCCGGCATTGGACCCAAAACTGCACAAAAACTTATTGCTGAATACGGAAGCATTGAAGAACTGTACCAAAATACTGATAAGCTAAAAGGCAAACAAAAAGAACGAATCGTTGAAAACGAAGAGCAGGTGCGTCTATCGAAAGTGCTGGCAACTATCATTACTGATGCGCCAGTTCCGTTCGACCTTGACAAACTGAAGAAAGACGAGCTCAACAAAGAGGAATTGGTAAAATTGTTTAACGAGCTTGAATTTAAAACGCTGATTTCGCGATTAAAACTGAGTAGTGCTCCGGCAGAACCGGCCATGCAGGGAACACTTTTTGGCGCCCCTGAAGAAGTTGTTGCCGAAGCTCCAAAAACGAAAGAAAATATCGACTCAGTTCCTCACCAGTATTATTTGGTTGAAAACGAACTGCAACGCGCGAGTCTGCGGGCCGAGCTTTCGGTGCAAAAGGAATTTTGTTTTGATACCGAAACCACAGGATTAGATACGCAAATTGCCGAGATCGTTTGTATGTCGTTTGCATTTAGGGAACATGAAGCGTACTGCGTTACAATTCCCACGGACCGGAAGGAAGCACAAAAAGTAATGGATGAGTTCCGCGAAATTTTTGCCGATCCCAACATTATCAAAATCGGACAGAATATTAAGTACGATATTCTCATTCTGAAGAATTATAACCTGGAGGTAAAAGGGCCACTTTACGATACTATGTTGGCACATTACCTCATTCAGCCCGACATGAAACACAACCTTGATATGTTGTGTTTGCAGTACCTGAATTACGAGAAAGTACCGACCGAAAACCTGATTGGAAAAAAGGGAAAAAACCAGCTAACCATGCGATCGGTAACAACAGAGAAGTTGCGCGATTATGCCTGCGAAGATGCCGACCTGACTTTGCAATTAAAAAATGCTTTAGATCCGGAACTGGATAAAGCTGGTGTACGCGAGCTTTTTGAAACTCTTGAAATGCCGCTGGTTCCGGTGCTGGCAAAAATGGAAAGTACTGGTGTAAAATTAAACTTTGACGAGCTGAATAAGTACGCCAAAGTTTTACGCGAGCAAATCATCGAACTGGAAAAAGAAATTATTGATCTGGCCGGAGAAGAGTTTAACGTTTCGTCACCCAAACAATTGGGGCCCATCCTTTTTGAGAAATTAAAAATTGATACCAACGCGAAAAAAACCAAGACGAAACAATATTCCACTTCCGAAGAGGTATTGATTCGTTTAGTCGATAAACACCCAATTGTTCAGAAAGTATTGGATTTCCGTGGATTGAAAAAACTGTTGTCGACTTACGTTGAAGCCTTACCGCAATTGATTAATCCAAAAACAGGAAAGATTCACACATCATATAACCAGGCTATTGCCGCTACCGGACGATTGAGTTCCAATAACCCGAATCTGCAGAATATTCCGATCCGCGATGCAGCGGGCCGCGAAATCCGTAAAGCTTTTATTCCCTCGGATGAAAAGCATACTTTCTTCTCTGCCGACTACTCGCAAATTGAGTTGCGGATTATGGCAGCACTAAGTGGCGACGAAGAAATGCAACGCGCTTTTAACGAGGGAAAAGACATTCACTCGATTACCGCAGCAAAGATTTACCAGATACCCGAAAGCGAAGTTGATTCAGATATGCGCCGTAAAGCCAAAACGGCCAACTTTGGGATTATTTATGGTATTTCGGCATTTGGATTGTCGCAGCGTTTAAATATTCCACGCACCGAAGCCAAAGATTTGATTGACGGCTACTTCGAGAATTTCCCAAAAATTAAAGCATTTATGGACAAACAAATTCACCTGGCTCAAGAACAGGGTTTTGTTGAAACCATAAAAGGCCGCCGCCGCTATTTAAACGACATTAATTCGGCCAATGCTGTAGTACGTGGTATGGCCGAACGAAATGCAGTAAATGCTCCAATACAAGGTTCTGCGGCAGATATCATTAAAATTGCAATGATCAATATTCACAACAAAATGGAGGAGCAAAACCTGCAATCGAAAATGATTTTGCAGGTGCACGATGAATTGAATTTTGATGTGTATAAACCGGAACTGGAAACGATCCGTTCGTTGGTTAAAAACGAAATGGAAAATGCCGTGGACATTGGCGTTCAGTTAACGGTTGAAAGCAACGCCGCCGATAACTGGCTGGATGCTCACTAGACGGCAATTTCGTTAAATATTAACCTGACAGTTGGATTGTATCTATTCAGGGCTTTCACCTTTTTAATGTGTTTCATCACCTTTTTGGGGTTTGGAAAACATTGGGCAAAGTAAATCCAGAACTGCTTCATTTTATTCAGCGCATTGCCTTCGTTATCCATAACCTGAAGATAACGATCCAGCATGGTTTGATGAAAGGTGTATAACAAATCTGCACGCTCATTTGCTGTAAAAGAAATACCTTTAATTTCATGCGGGAGTAGTGGATTCATTAAAATTCCGCGTCCCAACATCCAGGTATCGATACCTGGAAATTTGTGTTGTTTGGAAATTAAATCCTCTTTCGAAAAGATATCGCCGTTGTAAACCAGTTTGTGTTTTAGATTTTCTGTAGTATAAGAAAATGCATCTTTATCAATCTCACCCGAATACAACTGGCCGGCCAACCGCGCATGCAAAATCACCTCTTTTAACGGAAACTGATTCAATACCTTTATAACGTCTTTTATCTCACCTACAGATTTTAACCCGGCTCTTAATTTTACAGAAAGCTCTCCCTTTGCACTGCTGTAAAAATGATCAAGTATCTTATATATCTCATCCGGGAAGGGCAATAGTCCAGAGCCTTTCCCCCGGTTGGTGACCATCGGATACGGACATCCCAGATTCAAGTTAAATTCTGAATACCCCTGATCAGCTAAAACATTTTTCAGTAATTCGAACTCCGCTGCATCTTTTGCCAAAATCTGAGGAACCACCCTATTTTGTGTATTATTTTCCGGGAGTATTTCGCGCGAATACTTATTCGGGACAGCATTGTTTTTCAGCGAAATATAGGGGATAAAATAAGCATCAGCGGTATTAAACACCTTTGCGTACGACGCCCGGTACACATAGTCGGTAAATCCCTGCAACGGGGCCATATAAATCATTCCTGCAATTTTTTGTTTTATGCGTCACAAAATAACAAAAATTACTCCGCCTGTGAGAATAAAAAAGCCTGCTTGTTCTTCTGCCCGATTAAGTTCTCATCTTAATATTTTGGTATCTTTGCGCCATTGAAAATTATGGGGGTAAATTACACATATAACCAGGATACAATTGCAGCGAACAACGCAAGAGCAGTGTTGCCCTCAACCGTTGAAAAAACAAACACAAACCCACAGGGAAATAACGTCAACACTAAGCGACAAAAGATACAAACTGTCGATAGTTCCGACTACATAGCACCGCGGCAACAAGCTAAAATGCAAAGTACGCAACTTGAAAAAAACTCACTGGTTTTATCTAACCGGGAACGCGAGTATCCGGGCAACGATTGGTTAACCATTATTATTTTTGTGGCCATTGCCATTTTCGCCAGTATACGCTATTCGTATGCCAAATATATTAAGCAACTATTTTTATCGCTATTTAATTATGCCACCTCAACACGCATGCTCAACGATAAAACCTACCCTGTTTTTCACGCGGCATTTCGTCTTGAGGCCATCTTTTATATCATTTTCCCGATATTTATATTTCAGTGTTTAAACCTGTTTAAATACCAAAATACGGCACTAACGCCAACGTATTTAGCCTTAATTTTCGGGGGAACTTTACTCTACTTTTTTGCCAAAAAAGTTATCTATTTAACATTAGGATTGATGTTTGAAACGCAAAATGAAACACGGGAATATTTGTTTAACTACGATAATTTTAATCGTTCGCTCAGTTTAATTTTCTTGCCCGTTGTTATACTAATTCAGTTTGCACCACTTAAAACCCCAGTATTTATAGCCATTTTAGGACTTGTTATTCTCCTTCTTTTTAATCTAATATTACTAAGAAGGGGGACAATTATATTATTGAAAAAACAATTTTCTTTATTTTATCTGTTTTTGTACCTTTGTACCCTTGAAATTTTACCCTTGCTTTTAATTTATAAAGTTGTTGTTTGAAGAAAAGGGGGAAAGTCTCATTAAAAGCATAAAAATTTGAAAGTCAAGAGCATTTTAGTTTCACAACCGGAGCCAAGTACAGCAAAATCACCGTATTTTGAATTGGCTGAGAAGAATGGCCTGAAAATCGACTTCAGACCGTTCATTCAAGTTGAGGGAGTTCCTGCCAAGGAATTTCGCCAAACACGAACGCAGATACTTGAGCATACTGCTGTAATTTTTACCAGCCGTACTGCTATCGATCATTTTTTCAGAATTGCACAGGAATTGCGCATTACAGTACCTGATTCAATGAAATATTTCTGTATTTCTGAAGCAACTGCTTTCTATCTCCAAAAGTATATCGTGTACCGTAAGCGTAAAATATTTTATGCCGATGGTAGATTCACCGATTTGGTGAATGTGATGAAAAAACATAAAGATGAGAAATTCCTTGTGCCACTATCGGATATTCACAAACAGGAAATTCCAACCCTGCTAGACAAGGGTGGCTACAAGTATACGAAAGCAATTTTATACCGTACTGTTAGCGCCGATTTATCGGATTTGGCAGATATAAAATATGATGTGCTTGTATTTTTCAGCCCATCGGGAATTAAGTCACTATTCCAGAACTTCCCCGACTTTGAGCAAAATTCAACACGCATAGCATGTTTTGGCCCGTCAACAGCAAAGGCAGTTGAAGAAGCTGGATTAAGGCTGGATATTCAGGCTCCAACAGCGCAGGCTCCTTCAATGACTATGGCTCTTGAACAATACATCAAAAAGAACAACAAGAATTAAATAGAAAAATATATATTTTTGAAAGGCCGTCCGTCGTTTGACGTATGGCCTTTACTTTTTTATGGAAACAAAAGATAAAATAGAATCGCCGGTATCCTACACGCTAAAAAAGGCGGAGCGTTTGTGCAGCAAAAAAGTTATCGATAAACTTTTTGCTGAGGGCGAATCATTTTTAGCATTTCCAATAAAAGTCGTTTTTAAAATTACTGAACTTCCTCACCCCGTTCCTGTTCAGACCGGATTTTCGGTAAGCAAAAAAATATTTAAACGAGCAGTTAAGCGAAACAGGATTAAACGCCTGATGCGCGAAGCATACCGATTGAACAAACAAATGCTCAACACCCATGCAGAAAAGCAACAAATGGCCGTTTTTTTTATTTTCATTGGCAAAGAGCTGCCAACATTTGTGCAAGTTGAAAAAGCCATGAAGAAAGCCTTGTACAAGCTGTCCGATTCGTATGCTGAGACAGCAAGCAAAAAAGCATAAAAAGCCCCGGAAAATCTCCCGAGGCTTCATATTTTTTCCAGTCCAAAATCTTATTCCTGATCCATAATTTCGGTTTGCATACGTACCGAATCTTCATGAATGAGTTGAAAAAGTATTTTCACAAACGTTTCATTTACGTCCATACTCTTCCCCAACTTTACGCGGTTTTCCATTAATTGTGTCCAACGGTTTATCTGAAGTGCGGTAACATTATTGTCGCGTTTGTACTCGCCAATCTGTTTAACAATCTGCACACGCGAAGCCAGTGTTTCCAGCAATTCGGCATCAATGGCATCAATTCGGTTACGCAACACATCCAATTGATTGTCAAAATCAGGATTGCCTGCATTCTCGTAACGAATAACCAACTTATCAAGCATTTTCCCCAAATCGGCCGGAGTAAGTTGCTGACCAGCGTCACTCAATGCACACGAAGGGTCGCGATGTGATTCAATCATTAATCCTTCCATGCCCATATCAAAAGCCTTCTGCGAAATTTCTTGAAGATATTCACGTGTTCCGGCAATGTGGCTTGGGTCGCAAATTACAGGCAAATTAGGCAGCAAACGCTTTAACTCTATAAAGGTTTTCCAGTTGGGATAGTTACGGTATTTTGTTTCGCGGAATGGTGTGAAACCACGATGAATTCCAACAATGTTTTTAATACCTGCCTGATGGATTCGCTCAACAGCACCCATCCAAAGTTGTACGTCTGGATTCACCGGGTTTTTAATCATTACCACGGTATCCGTTCCTTTCAATACATCGGCAATTTCCTGCACCACAAAAGGGCTGGCCGTAGAACGTGCTCCAATCCACAATACATCAAGCCCGGCTTTTAAAGCCTCTTCAGTGTGTTGTGCGTTGGCCACTTCTGTTCCTACCGGCAAATCGGTTTCTTCTTTTACCTGCTGCAGCCATTTCAAACCGATCGATCCAACGCCTTCAAACGACCCTGGGCGTGTTCTGGGTTTCCAAACTCCACCACGAAAAACAAATACGCGTTTGTCTTTTGCCAGCAAACGGGCTGTTTCCATGGTTTGTTCTTCCGTTTCAAGACTACATGGCCCTGAAATCAGCAGTGGATTGTCGATATTCGGTATCCACGCTTTAATCGGATTAATGTCTAATTTTAAAGTCATGATTATTTTGTATAAAGTTTTGTCAATTTCTCTTCATTCTTCAGAAAATGCGGATTCTTGCCTTCAAGAATTCCACGGATATTATTTGCATTGTTGATCAAATCAAGCATTTTATCGTCCTCTTCATTTTTCATACAATCGCGGAATTCGATAAGATGTTTGATATATACGTTCAGCGATTCAACAACGTATCGACGATTTTGTTGAAAAATAGGGTGCCACATAGTAGCCGAACTTTTTGCCAGACGAACCGTTGAACGAAAACCGCCACTAGCCAGATCGAAAATAATTTTACGCTCCTCTTTTGTCTGAACAGCATTAGCCAGCGCATAAGCAGCGGCGTGCGGCAAATGCGATACAAAAGCAGTGCTGTGGTCCTGTTCATCCGAAGTCATATAAGCAATGTCCATTCCCAGCACCTGAAACATCTTTTCGATTAAAGCGACATGTTGCGGACCGGAGTCTTCCTGGTCGCATAATATGGCAATTTTGCCTTTAAACAATCCTTCCAAAGCTGCTGTTGGCCCCGAGTCTTCGGTTCCCGACATGGGGTGACCCGGAACAAAGTTTTTTCTCCGTTTGTGGTTAGCCACCAAATCAACAATCACCTTTTTTGTCGATCCCATATCAGCCACTGTAGTTCCGCTGCTAATCAAATCGAGCACTTGCGGTAAAACCTCAAGTTCTTTGTTT
Proteins encoded in this region:
- the polA gene encoding DNA polymerase I translates to MAENKQQKLFLLDAFALIYRSYFAFIRNPRFNSKGVNTSAMLGVTNTIVQVLEKEDPEYLAVVFDVSAPTFRHEMYKEYKANRDEMPEDLRKSIPYIRKIIEAFNIPIIEKEGYEADDVIGTLAKKAEKEGFTTYMMTPDKDYAQLVSDQVFMYKPGKGGGDVEIWGLPEVQESFGIETADQVIDILGLMGDSADNIPGCPGIGPKTAQKLIAEYGSIEELYQNTDKLKGKQKERIVENEEQVRLSKVLATIITDAPVPFDLDKLKKDELNKEELVKLFNELEFKTLISRLKLSSAPAEPAMQGTLFGAPEEVVAEAPKTKENIDSVPHQYYLVENELQRASLRAELSVQKEFCFDTETTGLDTQIAEIVCMSFAFREHEAYCVTIPTDRKEAQKVMDEFREIFADPNIIKIGQNIKYDILILKNYNLEVKGPLYDTMLAHYLIQPDMKHNLDMLCLQYLNYEKVPTENLIGKKGKNQLTMRSVTTEKLRDYACEDADLTLQLKNALDPELDKAGVRELFETLEMPLVPVLAKMESTGVKLNFDELNKYAKVLREQIIELEKEIIDLAGEEFNVSSPKQLGPILFEKLKIDTNAKKTKTKQYSTSEEVLIRLVDKHPIVQKVLDFRGLKKLLSTYVEALPQLINPKTGKIHTSYNQAIAATGRLSSNNPNLQNIPIRDAAGREIRKAFIPSDEKHTFFSADYSQIELRIMAALSGDEEMQRAFNEGKDIHSITAAKIYQIPESEVDSDMRRKAKTANFGIIYGISAFGLSQRLNIPRTEAKDLIDGYFENFPKIKAFMDKQIHLAQEQGFVETIKGRRRYLNDINSANAVVRGMAERNAVNAPIQGSAADIIKIAMINIHNKMEEQNLQSKMILQVHDELNFDVYKPELETIRSLVKNEMENAVDIGVQLTVESNAADNWLDAH
- a CDS encoding tRNA-dihydrouridine synthase family protein, translated to MIYMAPLQGFTDYVYRASYAKVFNTADAYFIPYISLKNNAVPNKYSREILPENNTQNRVVPQILAKDAAEFELLKNVLADQGYSEFNLNLGCPYPMVTNRGKGSGLLPFPDEIYKILDHFYSSAKGELSVKLRAGLKSVGEIKDVIKVLNQFPLKEVILHARLAGQLYSGEIDKDAFSYTTENLKHKLVYNGDIFSKEDLISKQHKFPGIDTWMLGRGILMNPLLPHEIKGISFTANERADLLYTFHQTMLDRYLQVMDNEGNALNKMKQFWIYFAQCFPNPKKVMKHIKKVKALNRYNPTVRLIFNEIAV
- a CDS encoding DUF4271 domain-containing protein, translating into MGVNYTYNQDTIAANNARAVLPSTVEKTNTNPQGNNVNTKRQKIQTVDSSDYIAPRQQAKMQSTQLEKNSLVLSNREREYPGNDWLTIIIFVAIAIFASIRYSYAKYIKQLFLSLFNYATSTRMLNDKTYPVFHAAFRLEAIFYIIFPIFIFQCLNLFKYQNTALTPTYLALIFGGTLLYFFAKKVIYLTLGLMFETQNETREYLFNYDNFNRSLSLIFLPVVILIQFAPLKTPVFIAILGLVILLLFNLILLRRGTIILLKKQFSLFYLFLYLCTLEILPLLLIYKVVV
- a CDS encoding uroporphyrinogen-III synthase, with translation MKVKSILVSQPEPSTAKSPYFELAEKNGLKIDFRPFIQVEGVPAKEFRQTRTQILEHTAVIFTSRTAIDHFFRIAQELRITVPDSMKYFCISEATAFYLQKYIVYRKRKIFYADGRFTDLVNVMKKHKDEKFLVPLSDIHKQEIPTLLDKGGYKYTKAILYRTVSADLSDLADIKYDVLVFFSPSGIKSLFQNFPDFEQNSTRIACFGPSTAKAVEEAGLRLDIQAPTAQAPSMTMALEQYIKKNNKN
- the rnpA gene encoding ribonuclease P protein component — encoded protein: METKDKIESPVSYTLKKAERLCSKKVIDKLFAEGESFLAFPIKVVFKITELPHPVPVQTGFSVSKKIFKRAVKRNRIKRLMREAYRLNKQMLNTHAEKQQMAVFFIFIGKELPTFVQVEKAMKKALYKLSDSYAETASKKA
- a CDS encoding chorismate mutase; amino-acid sequence: MTLKLDINPIKAWIPNIDNPLLISGPCSLETEEQTMETARLLAKDKRVFVFRGGVWKPRTRPGSFEGVGSIGLKWLQQVKEETDLPVGTEVANAQHTEEALKAGLDVLWIGARSTASPFVVQEIADVLKGTDTVVMIKNPVNPDVQLWMGAVERIHQAGIKNIVGIHRGFTPFRETKYRNYPNWKTFIELKRLLPNLPVICDPSHIAGTREYLQEISQKAFDMGMEGLMIESHRDPSCALSDAGQQLTPADLGKMLDKLVIRYENAGNPDFDNQLDVLRNRIDAIDAELLETLASRVQIVKQIGEYKRDNNVTALQINRWTQLMENRVKLGKSMDVNETFVKILFQLIHEDSVRMQTEIMDQE
- a CDS encoding prephenate dehydrogenase, with the translated sequence MKTTVIGLGLIGGSIARDLRKSGFATELIGVDASEENAAKALEIGLVDRIETLENGVSDTDLVIIAIPVNKELEVLPQVLDLISSGTTVADMGSTKKVIVDLVANHKRRKNFVPGHPMSGTEDSGPTAALEGLFKGKIAILCDQEDSGPQHVALIEKMFQVLGMDIAYMTSDEQDHSTAFVSHLPHAAAYALANAVQTKEERKIIFDLASGGFRSTVRLAKSSATMWHPIFQQNRRYVVESLNVYIKHLIEFRDCMKNEEDDKMLDLINNANNIRGILEGKNPHFLKNEEKLTKLYTK